The following are from one region of the Falco naumanni isolate bFalNau1 chromosome 20 unlocalized genomic scaffold, bFalNau1.pat SUPER_20_unloc_1, whole genome shotgun sequence genome:
- the LOC121081815 gene encoding keratin, type II cytoskeletal 3-like, which translates to MSRQSVCRSFGGGSRRGYSSCSAIGGGFGGGGGRSRISYSSYSSSRGGGGGGHCGGFGSRSLHNMGGSRRITMGGCYGGGGYGGRMGGFGGGYGGGMGGFGGGMGGFGGGMGGGGMGGGGMGGGGMGGFGGGMGGGGMGGGGMGGFGGPGFPGGIQPVQVDPSLLRPVHVEIDPQIQQVKNQEKEQIKTLNNQFASFIDKVRFLEQQNKVLSTKWELLQQQGPSGPRKNLDAIFENYIQNLRRRLESILGQRGQLESELQNMRQYVEEYKTKYEEEINRRTAAENEFVVLKKDVDNAYMTKVELEAKVGALTDEINFLRYIYDEELSQMQTISRDLSVVVSMDNNRHLDLESIIEEVRRQYEQIAQNSRAEAEAWYQSRYEELQNTAGRHGDSLRNTKIEIQELTRNVQRLRAEIENVKKQNQQLQAAIAEAEERGEMALKDARVKLEELESALQKDKEELARLLKEYQELLNVKIALDVEIAMYRKLLEGEENRLCNDGMSNVNVSVVGRTTISGGRGGMGGGFGGGSGMGGGFGGGSGMGGGFGGGSGMSGGMGGGVCGMGGSIGGGSMGGSCGMGGGMHSGGFSSGSGRMCGSGGGNFSSGGGSSSIRRCVTTTSVKSSGVRF; encoded by the exons ATGTCTCGGCAGTCCGTCTGCAGGAGCTTTGGAGGCGGGAGTAGAAGGGGCTACAGCTCTTGCTCTGCCATTGGTGGTGGCTTCGGAGGCggtggtggcaggagcaggatcAGTTACAGTTCATACTCCTCATCcaggggaggtggtggaggtggACATTGCGGAGGTTTTGGCAGCAGGAGCCTCCATAACATGGGTGGCAGCAGAAGAATTACTATGGGTGGATGCTATGGCGGTGGAGGATACGGCGGCAGAATGGGTGGCTTTGGTGGAGGCTATGGAGGAGGAATGGGTGGCTTTGGTGGAGGAATGGGTGGCTTTGGTGGAGGAATGGGTGGCGGTGGCATGGGTGGTGGTGGCATGGGTGGTGGAGGAATGGGTGGCTTTGGTGGTGGAATGGGTGGTGGTGGAATGGGTGGTGGAGGAATGGGTGGCTTTGGTGGCCCTGGCTTCCCTGGAGGCATCCAACCAGTGCAAGTTGACCCAAGTCTCCTGCGACCTGTCCATGTTGAGATTGATCCCCAAATCCAGCAAGTGAAAAACCAGGAGAAGGAACAGATTAAGACCCTTAACAACCAGTTTGCCTCCTTCATTGATAAG GTCCGCttcctggagcagcagaacaaggtCCTCTCCACCAAGTGggagctcctccagcagcaaggGCCTTCGGGGCCAAGGAAGAACCTGGATGCCATCTTTGAAAACTACATCCAGAACCtgaggaggaggctggagtCGATCCTGGGACAGAGGGGCCAGCTGGAGTCAGAGCTGCAGAACATGCGGCAATACGTTGAGGAGTACAAGACCAA GTATGAAGAAGAAATCAACCGGCGCACCGCTGCTGAGAATGAGTTTGTGGTGCTCAAGAAG GATGTGGACAATGCCTACATGACTAAAGTAGAGTTGGAAGCCAAAGTGGGAGCTCTGACTGATGAAATCAACTTCCTGAGATACATCTATGACGAG GAACTCTCTCAGATGCAGACAATCAGCCGGGACCTGTCTGTGGTGGTGTCCATGGACAACAACCGCCATCTGGATCTGGAGAGCATCATCGAGGAGGTCCGGCGTCAGTACGAGCAGATTGCTCAGAACAGCCGGGCTGAAGCTGAGGCTTGGTACCAGAGCCGG TATGAAGAGCTGCAGAACACCGCTGGACGGCATGGGGACAGCCTCCGCAACACCAAGATAGAGATCCAGGAGCTGACCAGGAACGTCCAGAGGCTGCGGGCTGAGATTGAGAACGTGAAGAAGCAG aaccagcagctgcaggcagctatTGCTGAGGCAGAGGAGCGGGGTGAGATGGCCCTGAAGGATGCCAGGGTAAaactggaggagctggagagtGCCCTGCAGAAAGACAAGGAGGAGCTGGCTCGCTTGCTGAAGGAGTaccaggagctgctgaatgTCAAGATTGCGCTGGACGTTGAGATTGCCATGTACAggaagctgctggagggggaggagaaCAG GCTGTGCAACGATGGCATGTCCAACGTCAATGTCT ctgtggTAGGCAGGACCACCATCTCTGGTGGCAGAGGAGGCATGGGAGGAGGCTtcggcggcggcagcggcatGGGAGGAGGCTtcggcggcggcagcggcatGGGAGGAGGATTTGGCGGCGGCAGCGGCATGAGCGGAGGAATGGGAGGAGGAGTGTGTGGAATGGGAGGCAGCATTGGAGGAGGAAGCATGGGCGGCAGCTGTGGCATGGGAGGAGGAATGCACAGCGGTGGCTTCTCTTCTGGGAGTGGAAGGATGTGCGGCTCCGGAGGTGGCAACTTCAGCTCCGGTGGGGGATCGTCCTCCATACGGAGATGTGTCACGACCACCTCCGTCAAATCATCAGGCGTGAGGTTCTGA
- the LOC121081814 gene encoding keratin, type II cytoskeletal 3-like: MSRQSVCRSFGGGSRRGYSSCSAIGGGFGGGGGRSRSSYSSFSMSRGFGGGGRCGGFSSKSLHSIGGSGRISMGGCYGGGYGGRMGGFGGGYGGGLGSFGGGMGGGGMGGFGGMGGGGMGGFAGGMGGYGGGMGGGGMGGGGMGGFGGPGFGMPGFGGPGRGGPGIQPVQVDSTLLQPVHVEIDPQIQQVKNQEKEQIKTLNNQFASFIDKVRFLEQQNKVLSTKWELLQQQGPSGPRKNLDVIFENYIQNLRRQLDSILAQRGQLESELQNMQQYVEDYKNKYEEEINRRTTAENEFVVLKKDVDSAYMTKVELEAKVGALTDEINFLRAIYEEELSQMQTISRDLSVVVSMDNNRHLDLDSIIEEVRRQYEQIAQSSRAEAEAWYQSQYEQLQSTAGRHGDSLRNTKIEIQELTRNIQRLRAEIESVKKQNQQLQAAIAEAEERGEMALKDARIKLEELESALQKDKEELARLLKEYQELLNIKIALDVEIAMYRKLLEGEENRLCNDGMSNVNVSVVGRTTISGGRGGMGGGFGGGSGMGGGFGGGSGMGGGFGGGSGMSGGMGGSFGGGSMGGSCGMGGGMYSGGFSSGSGRMCGSGGGNFSSGGGSSSIRRCVTTTSVKSSGVRF; the protein is encoded by the exons ATGTCTCGGCAGTCTGTCTGCAGGAGCTTTGGAGGCGGGAGTAGAAGGGGCTACAGCTCTTGCTCTGCCATCGGTGGTGGCTTCGGAGGTGGTGgcggcaggagcaggagcagctaCAGCTCGTTCTCTATGTCCAGGGGATTTGGAGGTGGTGGACGCTGTGGAGGGTTTAGCAGCAAGAGCCTCCATAGCATAGGTGGCAGTGGAAGGATTTCCATGGGTGGATGCTATGGTGGTGGATATGGAGGCAGGATGGGTGGCTTCGGTGGAGGCTACGGAGGAGGACTAGGAAGCTTTGGTGGAGGAATGGGTGGAGGAGGAATGGGTGGCTTTGGAGGAATGGGTGGTGGTGGAATGGGCGGCTTTGCTGGAGGAATGGGTGGTTATGGTGGAGGAATGGGTGGTGGAGGAATGGGTGGTGGAGGAATGGGTGGCTTTGGTGGCCCAGGCTTTGGCATGCCAGGCTTTGGTGGCCCCGGTAGAGGTGGCCCTGGAATCCAGCCAGTGCAGGTTGACTCAACCCTCCTACAGCCGGTCCATGTTGAGATTGATCCCCAGATCCAGCAAGTCAAAAACCAGGAGAAGGAACAGATCAAGACTCTTAACAATCAATTTGCCTCTTTCATTGATAAG GTCCGCttcctggagcagcagaacaaggtCCTCTCCACCAAGTGggagctcctccagcagcaaggGCCTTCGGGGCCAAGGAAGAACCTGGATGTCATCTTTGAAAACTACATCCAGAACTTAAGGAGGCAGCTGGACTCAATCTTGGCGCAGAGGGGCCAGCTGGAGTCAGAGCTGCAGAACATGCAGCAATACGTCGAGGATTACAAAAACAA GTATGAGGAAGAGATCAACAGGCGCACAACTGCTGAGAACGAGTTTGTGGTGCTTAAGAAG GATGTGGACTCTGCCTACATGACTAAAGTAGAGTTGGAAGCCAAGGTGGGAGCTCTGACCGATGAAATCAACTTCCTGAGGGCCATCTATGAGGAG GAACTCTCTCAGATGCAGACAATCAGCCGGGACCTGTCCGTGGTGGTGTCCATGGACAACAACCGCCATCTGGACCTGGACAGCATCATCGAAGAGGTCCGGCGTCAGTATGAGCAGAttgctcagagcagcagagctgaagctgAGGCTTGGTACCAGAGCCAG TACGAACAGCTGCAGAGCACCGCTGGACGGCATGGGGACAGCCTACGGAACACCAAGATAGAGATCCAGGAGCTGACCAGGAACATCCAGAGGCTGCGGGCTGAGATTGAGAGCGTGAAGAAGCAG aaccagcagctgcaggcagctatTGCTGAGGCAGAGGAGCGGGGTGAGATGGCCCTGAAGGATGCCAGGATAAAACTGGAGGAGCTGGAAAGTGCCCTGCAGAAAGACAAGGAGGAGCTGGCTCGCTTGCTGAAGGAGTACCAGGAACTGCTGAACATCAAGATTGCGCTGGACGTTGAGATTGCCATGTACAggaagctgctggagggggaggagaaCAG GCTGTGCAACGATGGCATGTCCAACGTCAATGTCT ctgtggTAGGCAGGACCACCATCTCTGGTGGCAGAGGAGGCATGGGAGGAGGCTtcggcggcggcagcggcatGGGAGGAGGCTtcggcggcggcagcggcatGGGAGGAGGATTTGGCGGCGGCAGCGGCATGAGCGGAGGAATGGGAGGCAGCTTTGGAGGAGGAAGCATGGGCGGCAGCTGTGGCATGGGAGGAGGAATGTACAGCGGTGGCTTCTCTTCTGGGAGTGGAAGGATGTGCGGCTCCGGAGGTGGCAACTTCAGCTCCGGTGGGGGATCGTCCTCCATACGGAGATGTGTCACGACCACCTCCGTCAAATCATCAGGCGTGAGGTTCTGA
- the LOC121081813 gene encoding keratin, type II cytoskeletal 4-like, producing MSRQSCGLGKGFSSSSACFGGRNKVSFSSVSRGGCRGPGSAGGFGSRSLYGLGGSRSISLGGFGGGSGVCRGFGAGGQGGFGYGAGAGFGGCYGGGTGGGFGGVFGGGFGGFGGGFDGGFGGQGFPSCPPGGIREVTINQSLLAPLNLEIDPEIQKVRTQEREEIKQLNNKFASFIDKVRFLEQQNRILETKWKLLQEQRGPGAGGRNLDAVFETYISGLRKQLDSLSSEKQQLQSELKSFQDMVEDFKTKYEEEINKRTAAENDFVLLKKDVDTAYLTKVDLQAKLDSLADEINFLKYLYDVELSEMQKTVSDTSVVLSMDNNRNLDLDSIIAEVKAQYEEIANRSRLEAESWYRCKYEELQATAGKHGDSLKDTKIEISELNRMIQRIRAEIESVKKQCETLQTSIADAEQRGEVALKDARDKLTELETALQKAKQDMARQLREYQELMNVKLALDVEIATYRKLLEGEECRMSGECQSTVSICVVGGGSSSVGGGYGSGLCLGGGGIGVGAGSGRGSCNSAGFCYSLGGGGLGSGGGFGVGGGFSSGGAGGSNSVVVGSGTTLKNTTSSTSASRRV from the exons ATGTCTCGCCAGTCTTGTGGTCTTGGCAAGGGATTCAGCTCCAGCTCCGCTTGCTTCGGGGGGAGGAACAAGGTCTCGTTCAGCTCTGTGTCCCGCGGAGGATGCAGGGGACCTGGTAGCGCTGGTGGCTTCGGCAGCAGGAGCCTCTATGGCTTGGGAGGGAGTAGGAGTATCTCCCTGGGAGGGTTCGGTGGAGGCAGTGGCGTCTGCAGAGGGTTTGGGgctggtggccaaggaggcTTTGGCTacggtgctggggcagggtttGGTGGCTGCTATGGTGGTGGGACTGGAGGTGGCTTTGGTGGAGtctttggtggtggttttggtggCTTTGGTGGAGGATTTGATGGTGGCTTTGGAGGTCAAGGCTTTCCCTCTTGCCCCCCGGGTGGCATCAGGGAGGTGACCATCAACCAGAGCCTGCTGGCCCCACTCAACCTTGAAATTGACCCTGAGATCCAGAAGGTGCGAACGCAAGAGCGGGAGGAGATAAAGCAGCTCAACAACAAATTCGCGTCCTTCATTGACAAG GTCCGATTCCTAGAGCAGCAGAACCGAATCCTGGAGACCAAGTGGAagctcctgcaggagcagcgtggcccgggggcggggggcaggaACCTCGACGCTGTGTTTGAAACCTACATCAGTGGGCTGAGGAAGCAGCTCGACTCCCTCTCCAGcgagaagcagcagctgcagtcagAGCTGAAGAGCTTCCAGGACATGGTGGAAGACTTCAAGACCAA GTACGAagaggaaataaacaaaaggacaGCTGCGGAGAACGATTTTGTGCTCCTGAAAAAG GATGTGGATACAGCCTACCTGACCAAGGTGGACCTCCAGGCAAAATTAGATTCTCTGGCAGATGAGATTAACTTCTTGAAGTATCTTTATGACGTG GAGCTGTCTGAGATGCAGAAGACTGTTTCCGACACCTCCGTGGTTCTCTCCATGGACAATAACCGAAACCTGGACCTGGACAGCATCATCGCAGAGGTCAAAGCCCAGTACGAGGAGATTGCCAACCGGAGCCGACTGGAGGCTGAGTCCTGGTACCGCTGCAAG TATGAAGAGCTGCAGGCTACTGCGGGCAAGCATGGGGACAGCCTTAAGGACACAAAGATCGAGATCTCTGAGCTCAACCGCATGATCCAGAGGATACGGGCTGAGATCGAGAGTGTGAAGAAACAG TGTGAGACTCTGCAGACCTCTATCGCCGATGCTGAGCAGCGCGGGGAGGTGGCCCTCAAGGATGCCAGGGACAAACTGACTGAGCTGGAGACAGCCCTGCAGAAGGCGAAGCAGGACATGGCTCGGCAGCTGCGCGAGTACCAGGAGCTGATGAACGTCAAGCTGGCCCTGGACGTCGAGATCGCGACCTACAGGAAGCTGCTGGAGGGCGAGGAGTGCAG GATGTCTGGAGAGTGCCAGAGCACCGTGAGCATCT GTGTGgtgggaggtggcagcagctccgTGGGAGGTGGATATGGCAGTGGACTGtgcctgggaggaggaggaatcgGAGTCGGTGCTGGAAGTGGGAGAGGCAGCTGTAACAGTGCTGGGTTCTGCTACAGCCTGGGAGGTGGTGGACTGGGCTCCGGGGGAGGATTTGGTGTGGGGGGAGGATTCAGCTCCGGAGGGGCAGGAGGGTCTAACTCAGTGGTGGTGGGGTCTGGCACCACCCTGAAGAATACTACCAGCTCTACATCTGCCAGCCGGAGGGTCTAG